One Micromonospora eburnea genomic region harbors:
- a CDS encoding protein phosphatase 2C domain-containing protein: MRVATASAAARVGRTNEDFTGAVPTAAVLIDGAGIPGAESVCRHGVAWYASRLGGNLLGLLSLGRDRGLPALLAEAIEQVTDGHRDTCDVTDPISPSATVAILRLSDGLIEYLVLGDSVLVLDSAAGAPHVVSDPREVIISRAYESALDAIPAGSDEYHRLLRELRANRNRPGGFWVAKDDPRAADEAITGIRPVSELTGAVLLSNGASRLVDRFRLTDWPGVMAVLASSGPAEIIRRVRQAEARDAVAADDATIAYCTDLDGG; the protein is encoded by the coding sequence ATGCGGGTGGCGACGGCAAGCGCGGCGGCACGGGTCGGCCGCACGAACGAGGACTTCACCGGTGCCGTGCCGACGGCGGCGGTATTGATCGACGGCGCCGGCATCCCCGGCGCCGAATCGGTCTGCCGGCACGGCGTGGCCTGGTACGCCTCCCGCCTGGGCGGCAACCTTCTCGGTCTCCTGTCGCTCGGGCGGGATCGAGGCCTTCCGGCGCTGCTCGCCGAGGCCATCGAGCAGGTGACCGACGGTCACCGGGACACCTGCGACGTCACCGACCCCATCAGCCCGTCGGCGACCGTGGCGATCCTGCGCCTCTCCGACGGCCTCATCGAGTATCTGGTGCTCGGGGACTCGGTCCTCGTGCTCGACAGCGCGGCCGGCGCGCCGCACGTCGTCTCCGATCCCCGGGAGGTGATCATCAGCCGGGCGTACGAGTCAGCGCTCGACGCGATCCCGGCGGGCAGCGACGAGTACCACCGCCTCCTCCGGGAACTGCGCGCCAACCGGAACCGGCCGGGTGGCTTCTGGGTGGCCAAGGACGACCCGCGGGCGGCGGACGAGGCGATCACCGGAATCCGCCCCGTCTCCGAGCTGACCGGTGCCGTCCTGCTCAGCAACGGAGCCAGCCGCCTCGTGGACCGGTTCCGGCTCACCGACTGGCCCGGGGTCATGGCCGTGCTGGCGTCGAGCGGACCCGCCGAGATCATCCGCCGTGTCCGGCAGGCGGAGGCGCGCGACGCGGTGGCCGCGGACGACGCGACGATCGCGTACTGCACCGACCTCGATGGGGGCTGA
- a CDS encoding VOC family protein — MALGWKLVVDAGDPHRQAAFWAEALGYQIEDNSTLIERLLAAGTVEQSLCVEFQGRLFWRDAAAVRHPDDPFDPVSGTGLGRRLLFNRVPEPKAGKNRLHVDVHADRGQRDATVARLRAHGATLVRHVKEPGGEWSVLTDPEGNEFCVS; from the coding sequence ATGGCACTCGGTTGGAAACTGGTTGTCGACGCGGGCGACCCGCACCGCCAGGCCGCGTTCTGGGCGGAGGCGTTGGGCTACCAGATCGAGGACAACAGCACGCTGATCGAGCGTCTGCTCGCCGCCGGGACGGTCGAGCAGAGCCTGTGTGTCGAGTTCCAGGGCCGGTTGTTCTGGCGGGACGCCGCGGCGGTCCGGCATCCTGACGACCCGTTCGACCCGGTCAGCGGTACGGGCCTGGGCAGGCGACTGCTGTTCAACCGCGTTCCGGAGCCGAAGGCGGGAAAGAACCGGCTCCATGTCGACGTCCATGCCGATCGAGGCCAGCGGGATGCGACGGTGGCCCGGCTGCGGGCGCACGGCGCGACGCTGGTCCGTCACGTCAAGGAACCCGGGGGTGAGTGGTCCGTGCTCACCGATCCGGAGGGCAACGAGTTCTGCGTCTCCTGA